One Rhizoctonia solani chromosome 2, complete sequence DNA segment encodes these proteins:
- a CDS encoding E3 ubiquitin-protein ligase ARI6: MSTSNPKSTGTKSSSRSPDKSKHERRSSSGKVITDRNAPLLEAWFFSNKTKLLVDPAPNLTPDEKIQRVLAGEIHIVSYPGTSQYSQGAPSACGLAALNTIRIALDKPLQGVTGVNLLKSLSLLDTHLDATAICVHWSSRGHLEPDHLFSLPLFHQAMKVYDRHDKLVGFESFLTMINSLQTAETTNDITAALITRPPEIVAILRVPLSTTEPSVSSNLNRDESIYAIFDSHSRPEHPDGAGLTLLPSIAAAAQHLTALLRVNINTGSPGLSWEAQLMSQFSAHLVRRVEWRQPAEERTTRLAAIYEANVGLLHAFDAEEEAKRLRSEVTELREKARKLERELHHAYSALDSKPKSPIEPKPVSESKKYPEGLSEDALLALKMQEEFDAEDQLLTELAAEEPEQSKNVFDCGICFETFHMGALAPMDGCDHKYCRECMRDYIKSKLASRTFPLLCPTCHASKDGSRGTAGQALVEIIGLDEREYATYVELSLASLSVMVHCRKCQRAAFVMRADLESEMEITCPLPDCDYKWCKNCNKPIEGDEKHSCDGTSELRELMASEGWKECPGCKTPISRNEGCYHMTCTTPGCNSHFCYRCGALITQSLDRAIIQSAVNEHFRGRCDMFDAPMLSFLQRLRRR; the protein is encoded by the exons ATGTCAACAAGTAACCCCAAGTCTACAGGAACTAAATCATCCTCTAGATCACCAGACAAATCCAAGCACGAAAGACGCTCTTCTTCTGGAAAAGTAATTACCGATCGTAATGCACCC CTCCTCGAAGCCTGGTTCTTCTCCAATAAAACCAAATTATTAGTGGATCCAGCTCCTAATCTTACGCCTGATGAAAAGATCCAACGAGTCCTTGCGGGAGAAATTCACATTGTTTCATACCCTGGCACTAGCCAATACAGCCAAGGCGCGCCCTCTGCTTGTGGTTTAGCTGCACTAAATACGATTCGTATCGCACTCGATAAGCCACTACAAGGCGTGACTGGAGTTAATCTCTTAAAGTCGTTGAGTTTATTGGACACTCACCTT GATGCGACCGCGATCTGTGTACATTGGTCCAGTCGTGGTCATTTAGAGCCCGACCACCTATTCAGTCTTCCACTGTTCCATCAGGCCATGAAAGTTTACGATCGACATGATAAATTGGTGGGATTTGAATCGTTTCTAACTATGATCAA CTCTCTTCAGACTGCGGAAACTACCAATGACATCACCGCAGCCTTGATTACCCGCCCACCCGAGATAGTCGCCATTCTACGCGTACCACTATCTACCACTGAGCCTTCAGTCTCCTCCAATTTAAATAGGGACGAGTCTATATATGCGATCTTTGACTCTCATTCTAGACCTGAGCATCCGGATGGAGCAGGCTTAACACTCTTGCCGTCTATTGCCGCAGCAGCCCAACACCTCACCGCGCTACTTCGGGTAAATATCAATACAGGGTCGCCAGGGCTGTCGTGGGAAGCACAACTCATGTCACAGTTCTCTGCACATCTTGTGCGCAGGGTTGAGTGGCGCCAACCGGCTGAAGAGAGAACTACTAGATTGGCGGCCATATATGAAGCAAACGTAGGCTTGTTGCATGCATTCGATGCGGAAGAAGAGGCGAAGCGGCTGCGTAGTGAAGTGACCGAGTTGAGGGAGAAGGCCAGGAAACTCGAACGAGAACTA CATCACGCTTACTCGGCGCTCGACTCAAAGCCGAAATCTCCAATCGAGCCTAAACCCGTGTCCGAGTCCAAGAAATATCCTGAAGGCCTATCGGAAGACGCACTCCTTGCACTAAAGATGCAGGAGGAATTCGACGCAGAGGATCAGTTGCTGACCGAATTAGCAGCTGAAGAGCCGGAGCAGAGCAAAAACGTATTCGATTGTGGTATCTGCTTTGAGACATTCCATATGGGCGCCCTCGCCCCTATGGATGGGTGCGACCACAAATACTGCCGGGAGTGTATGAGGGATTATATCAAGTCCAAGCTCGCATCTAGGACCTTTCCACTTTTGTGTCCTACTTGCCATGCATCGAAGGATGGAAGCCGAGGAA CCGCTGGGCAGGCTTTGGTCGAGATAATAGGACTTGACGAGCGAGAATATGCAACATATGTCGAATTATCGCTAGCATCCCTGTCAGTTATGGTCCACTGTCGAAAAT GCCAGAGAGCTGCATTCGTCATGCGAGCCGACCTCGAGTCAGAAATGGAGATTACCTGTCCATTGCCCGATTGCGACTACAAATGGTGCAAGAATTGCAATAAGCCGATCGAAGGAGATGAGAAACACTCATGTGATGGGACAAGCGAATTGCGGGAATTGATGGCTTCAGAGGGATGGAAG GAATGTCCGGGATGTAAAACCCCCATCAGTCGGAATGAAGGATGCTACCATATGACG TGTACTACGCCCGGCTGCAATTC GCACTTTTGTTATCGCTGCGGGGCCCTCATTACCCAATCCCTAGACCGGGCGATTATCCAATCCGCAGTCAACGAGCATTTCCGTGGGAGATGTGATATGTTTGATGCACCTATGCTCTCCTTCCTGCAACGCTTACGAAGACGTTGA
- a CDS encoding TRAUB-domain-containing protein has product MSPISLAEQIAQLEDTAPPDVDIERIDGGGLAEEADSNDLTAGRGHYLDVGVSSLRKQQSALADPKYEGVRTSRSELYEFDDETDNDIGDSAADDQIMNEGNQEGTPTVSGSEDGESEGDDDDDLKSVDSGPSDVALEHAADNLAAALKESREADKDKGRSIIQQRALWDSLLETRIRLQKAATATNRLPHPNDLAPYVTSESGRGAVHSLLKEVLSFSDELLTLRKRLAQVNEPEIELPPSKKRKIVSSDEAFEQQIKDASIAAVEMDAVKSLARSGKSFRGGVTRSTVELVEDALGESGAKAIGRTRVRRSAGARVGTQVSSEVNGAEGDAEVFDDLDFYQTLLRDVIDSRTGTEDDWMARQRMKKAKKVVDTKASKGRKLRYEVHEKLQNFMVPVPTATWHEEQIDELFANLLGKELGRMDALPA; this is encoded by the exons ATGAGCC CTATTTCCCTTGCGGAACAAATAGCCCAGCTAGAGGACACCGCACCTCCTGACGTCGACATCGAACGGATTGACGGCGGCGGGCTGGCAGAAGAAGCCGACAGCAATGATTTAACCGCGGGGAGAGGTCACTACTTGGATGTCGG AGTCTCATCACTGCGTAAACAGCAAAGCGCGTTGGCCGACCCCAAGTACGAAGGGGTCCGAACTAGCAGGAGCGAATTGTATGAATTCGATGACGAAACTGATAACGATATAGGAGACTCCGCAGCAGATGATCAGATAATGA ACGAGGGAAATCAAGAAGGAACACCCACCGTTTCAGGAAGTGAAGACGGAGAAAGCGAAGgagatgatgacgatgaccTTAAGAGCGTAGACTCAGGGCCAAGTGACGTTGCGCTAGAGCACGCAGCAGACAACCTTGCGGCAGCGCTCAAGGAGTCAAGGGAGGctgacaaggacaagggcaGATCCATTATCCAACAGCGCGCCCTGTGGGACTCACTGCTTGAAACTCGTATAAGGCTCCAAAAAGCAGCCACAGCTACCAACCGCCTTCCTCAC CCCAATGATCTTGCGCCGTATGTGACGTCAGAAAGCGGCAGGGGGGCAGTTCATTCTCTCCTCAAGGAGGTCTTGTCATTTTCAGATGAACTCCTAACTCTACGCAAG CGGCTCGCCCAAGTGAATGAGCCCGAGATCGAACTTCCTCCATCCAAGAAACGAAAGATAGTCTCCAGCGACGAAGCCTTTGAACAACAGATTAAGGATGCGTCAATTGCGGCTGTAGAGATGGATGCAGT CAAGTCTCTGGCGCGGAGCGGGAAATCATTCCGTGGAGGCGTAACACGTTCGACTGTCGAGCTAGTGGAGGACGCGCTTGGCGAGTCCGGAGCTAAAGCCATTGGGAGAACTCGGGTTCGCCGATCTGCGGGGGCCCGTGTAGGGACACAGGTTTCGTCAGAGGTCAATGGTGCTGAGGGAGATGCCGAAGTCTTTGACGATTTGGATTTCTATCAGACCTTACTACGAGATGTGATCGACAGTCGTACGGGGACGGAAG ACGACTGGATGGCGCGACAGCGCATGAAGAAGGCTAAGAAAGTGGTGGACACTAAGGCGTCAAAGGGTCGGAAGCTGCG GTACGAGGTCCACGAGAAACTTCAGAATTTTATGGTTCCCGTTCCCACTGCAACTTGGCACGAAGAACAAATAGACGAGCTATTTGCGAATTTGTTAGGAAAGGAACTCGGTCGCATGGATGCTCTCCCCGCATAA
- a CDS encoding ClC voltage-gated chloride channel protein — protein MNKNTLRSQPGLRGIVLPLLDQARIWVVLIVTGILVGFVGAWLDVLVACGLDAGEECNEWNTWGEYLGIRSIAATALIQSIIYVVLAILNGYVLDLFLSPWTLLVKGVGLALAVGSGLSLGKEGPLVHGNQAQKRRILSAAASAGVAVAFGSPLGGVLFGLEELDLFARVHIMWRAFVCAVLAAVTLQWTDVFATGNLVLFRVTEGTPWKGFELFPWMILSVFGGLAGALLIRLNIAAAVHRHRSWIRDWPLMEVVCVTAFTSLLSYPIAFMRAQSTNLVGNLFAECDPTKPDYHGLCKYACFINVAEYLWTRIDFWVQTGVNRMDIRNEGACRNFLPTIAIGATMGRAVGIIMQGWHRAHPTAWIFSSCAPEGQCIFPGFYSVIGAAAMLGGVTRMTISLVVIMFELTGALSHVLPIMIAVMVSKWVGDVFGKEGIYDAWIALHGYPFLSTTVEFRDYGETAAGRMIAREHIISINAHHSTSEELEHLLQTYTYRGFPVVDGDQLVGYITRDKLQMAISNLADQYPDGVAPPDMNYTFVGRHDSSYEEADLSASLDPAPMQLRPAVPLQLVVSFFQKMSPQCVLFTNKGQLKGMMTKRDVVNLLRERFQNAHVLAEQSETIFTTGA, from the exons ATGAACAAGAACACGCTACGCTCTCAACCGGGTCTTCGAGGGATTGTCCTTCCCCTACTGGATCAAGCGCGAATATG GGTTGTTCTCATTGTGACCGGTATTTTGGTTGGCTTCGTCGGCGCGTGGTTAGATGTTCTAGTTGCCTG TGGTCTGGACG CTGGAGAAGAGTGCAACGAATGGAACACGTGGGGAGAATACCTTGGGATTAGATCTATAGCTGCGACGGCACTCATTCAATCCATCATTTACGTCGTACTGGCT ATCCTCAATGGGTATGTCCTAGATTTGTTCCTATCTCCTTGGACACTCTTGGTCAAAGGTGTAGGCTTGGCGCTGGCAGTGGGTTCCGGGCTATCTCTCGGTAAAGAG GGCCCTTTGGTGCAT GGAAACCAAG CACAGAAGCGCCGCATCCTATCTGCGGCCGCATCGGCAGGTGTGGCCGTCGCTTTTGGATCCCCATTAGGTGGGGTGCTATTTGGACTGGAAGAACTCGACCTTTTCGCGCGTGTTCATATAATGTGGCGCGCGTTTGTTTGTGCTGTACTGGCCGCTGTGACACTCCAGTGGACTGATGTATTCGCGACCGGGAATCTGGTGCTGTTTCGA GTTACGGAAGGGACGCCTTGGAAAGGGTTTGAACTG TTCCCATGGATGATTCTGAGTGTCTTTGGT GGACTCGCTGGTGCACTTCTCATTCGTTTGAACATCGCTGCTGCAGTCCATCGACATCGTTCTTGGATTCGTGACTGGCCACTCATGGAAGTGGTGTGCGTGACAGCATTTACATCGTTACTTAGTTATCCG ATTGCCTTTATGAGAGCTCAAAGCACTAATTTGGTTGGAAATTTATTTGCGGAATGCGACCCCACCAAACCGGATTACCATGGCCTATGCAAGTATGCA TGTTTCATCAATGTGGCAGAATATCTTTGGACTCGTATTGACTTCTGGGTTCAAACTGGGGTTAACCGCATGGACATTCGGAATGAAG GTGCCTGCAGGAATTTTCTTCCCACAATCGCAATTGGAGCGACTATGGGCAGAGCGGTTGGTATTATCAT GCAAGGGTGGCATCGTGCTCACCCTACTGCGTGGATTTTCTCATCATGCGCACCTGAGGGACAATGCATTTTTCCTGGATTCTATTCT GTGATTGGTGCGGCGGCCATGCTGGGCGGTGTAACTCGAATGACAA TATCATTGGTTGTTATCATGTTTGAG TTGACTGGCGCGTTATCCCACGTTTTGCCTATTATGATCGCAGTGATGG TTAGCAAATGGGTGGGCGACGTGTTTGGCAAAGAAGGGATCTATGACGCTTGGATCGCACTTCACGGGTATCCCTTTCTATCTACTACGGTTGAGTTCAGGGACTATGGGGAGACAGCGGCTGGGCGTATGATTGCTCGAGAGCATATAATCTCAATCAATGCTCATCATAGTACCTCAGAAGAGCTTG AACATTTATTGCAGACGTACACGTATCGTGGGTTTCCTGTGGTAGACGGTGATCAACTTGTGGGATACATAACGCGAGATAAGCTTCAGATGGCTATAT CTAATCTCGCCGATCAATACCCAGATGGGGTGGCACCGCCGGATATGAACTACACTTTTGTTGGGAGGCATGATTCATCATACGAAGAAGCAGATTTGTCTGCTTCGTTGGATCCAGCGCCAATGCAACTTCGTCCCGCCGTACCACTTCAGCTGGTTGTCAGCTTTTTCCAAAAAATG AGCCCGCAATGTGTACTGTTTACGAACAAAGGGCAGCTTAAAGGAATGATGACCAAA AGGGACGTGGTTAACCTGTTGAGAGAACGCTTTCAGAATGCGCATGTGTTGGCTGAGCAATCCGAAACTATATTTACTACTGGCGCCTAA
- a CDS encoding UDP-N-acetylglucosamine transporter YEA4 codes for MQAHISSNYLTSRVRIRNRGDKPLGSAASNTSTTNIASAVKDTSTQHLWAPWKIKMPATLAPRLFDFLLAVSLVFGGCCTNAWTLERVLNETPSIGTTLSFLQMLFITIQALPSVIQWDTPLWSSVPLPSLKPRKIPLSVWTLQVGLVSTIAILNNLTFRYKLPLSIQIVLRSAGLIVSMALGYLFGCKQYNKTQLLAALIVTAGVITTTTSKTTSAASYQANTKEYALGVTCLALSLLGSGVLGLYQERTFTKYGPHWKEGVFYNHAMSIPIISFMWSEISDGWRSLATSPSSNTIFYGLTGLHAVLAFNVVTQAVCVSSVNNLTSQVSSVTTNLVLTARKAASLCLSIWWFGSGISTRLAIGATCVFAGTVLYAQASSQGKLTTAQPTPADPPSDGKLLAEKSESL; via the exons ATGCAAGCTCATATTTCATCCAATTATCTTACATCACGCGTCCGTATACGGAATCGGGGTGATAAACCCTTGGGATCAGCTGCATCAAATACTAGCACCACGAACATAGCATCTGCCGTAAAGGACACCAGTACGCAGCACCTTTGGGCGCCATGGAAGATAAAGATGCCGGCCACACTTGCGCCCAGGTTGTTCGACTTTTTGTTGGCTGTTTCGCTAGTTTTCGGTGGATGTTGCAC GAATGCCTGGACTCTAGAGCGGGTATTAAATGAAACACCTTCAATAG GCACGACGCTATCGTTCCTTCAGATGCTATTTATTACCATTCAAGCTCTTCCGTCAGTCATCCAGTGGGATACGCCTCTGTGGAGTTCAGTACCACTACCGTCGCTTAAACCTCGAAAAATACCCCTGTCAGTGTG GACATTGCAAGTTGGGCTCGTATCTACCATAGCTATACTCAACAACCTAACATTTCGATACAAGCTCCCGCTAAGTATTCAAATTGTATTACGATCAGCAG GCCTAATCGTTTCGATGGCCCTCGGATACCTTTTTGGGTGCAAACAATACAATAAGACCCAGCTC TTAGCCGCTCTGATCGTAACTGCAGGAGTGATTACGACAACCACTTCTAAAACGACTTCGGCAGCATCATATCAAGCCAACACCAAGGAATATGCATTGGGAGTGACCTGCCTTGCTCTATCGCTTCTTGGGTCTGGGGTACTTGGGCTGTACCAAGAACGAACTTTCACAAAGTATGGTCCACACTGGAAGGAGGGTGTGTTTTATAAT CATGCAATGTCTATCCCTATCATTTCCTTCATGTGGTCCGAGATCTCCGACGGGTGGCGATCTCTCGCCACTTCACCCTCGAGCAATACAATCTTTTATGGGCTTACTGGACTCCACGCGGTACTAGCATTCAACGTTGTCACCCAAGCCGTATGCGTTTCGAGCGTAAATAACCTGACTTCG CAAGTTTCATCTGTCACAACTAACCTTGTGCTTACCGCGCGGAAGGCCGCGAGTTTGTGTCTGAGTATTTGGTGGTTCGGGTCTGGGATTTCGACGAGGCTTGCGATTGGCGCTACCTGCGTCTTTGCAGGTACTGTGTTATACGCTCAAGCGAGCTCTCAAGGCAAATTAACTACTGCTCAACCCACCCCCGCCGACCCTCCGTCCGATGGAAAGCTACTTGCCGAGAAATCAGAGTCTCTTTAG
- a CDS encoding U4/U6 small nuclear ribonucleoprotein Prp4, which yields MADSGLTLENLVDDRNYALGGSDRVRAENKALLDELDRKKRARTMAVPTDDSRVKARLREIGEPITLFGERAADRRDRLIYVLSQIRAARGGDDDIEMEDESSSSDEEAKRRGVLHGRFTGASRGSQKNSRIFITQVTTTPRLYRVAQQREESRLPLGKIIDTRKRVFGEVKKFATYGSQIGDERPISQVRFSPNGKLLATGSWSGNVKLWNVPACDLAKPYRGGKAFAEKCGVAWHPQATLSQSADAINLATGGADLEVSLWSLNSDKALHTLKGHADRVCRVAFHPSGQYLASASYDGSWRLWDASTGQNTSSYVSDRQLLFQEGHSKEVYAVQFQDDGALVASGYQIATGSGDNTIRIWDMRSLRALYTIGAHTSIVSDVSFYRPLATGDIFTDIARSSSSTDVKIEDGEDGSKMEEDKPAITDEIMDDRIPSKSVGNLHLPIPGLFLVSSGYDGMVKVWSADDWQLVKAMSADAGKVMSADISSDGQFIASGSWNRSYQLFSMEN from the exons ATGGCGGATAGC GGACTGACGTTGGAAAACCTTG TCGATGACAGAAATTACGCGCTGGGGGGGTCCGACCGCGTGAGGGCAGAAAACAAAGCTCTTCTCGATGAGCTTGACAGAAAAAAACGAGCGAGGACTATGGCAGTTCCCACAGACGATAGTCGTGTCAAGGCCAGGTTGCGTGAGATTGGAGAACCTATCACCCTCTTTGGAGAACGC GCTGCAGATCGTCGTGACCGCTTGATTTACGTGTTGTCTCAGATTCGTGCTGCCCGAGGGGGAGACGATGATATTGAGATGGAGGATGAATCAAGCTCCAGCGATGAGGAGGCAA AAAGAAGAGGAGTTCTACACGGAAGGTTCACTGGAGCTTCTAGAGGCTCGCAGAAAAATAGCCGAATATTCATTACCCAGGTCACTACCACTCCCAGACTTTACCG AGTTGCCCAGCAGCGAGAAGAAAGTCGTCTTCCACTCGGGAAAATTATAGATACTCGTAAACGAGTGTTCGGTGAGGTTAAG AAATTTGCTACCTATGGGTCGCAAATTGGGGATGAGCGTCCGATATCTCAGGTTCGCTTTTCTCCCAACGGGAAATTACTGGCCACTGGAAGTTGGTCGGGAAATGTCAAGTTGTGGAATGTTCCTGCTTGCGATCTCGCAAAGCCCTATCGAGGTGGGAAAGCATTTGCCGAAAAGT GTGGTGTTGCTTGGCACCCACAAGCCACGCTATCTCAGAGCGCGGATGCTATAAATCTAGCCACAGGTGGGGCGGATTTAGAAGTCAGCTTATGGTCACTAAATAG TGACAAAGCCCTTCATACTCTCAAAGGTCACGCAGATCGAGTTTGCCGGGTGGCATTTCATCCCTCTGGCCAATATCTGGCTAGCGCGAGTTATGATGGATCCTGGCGATTGTGGGACGCTTCTACCGGTCAAAATACTAGCTCGTATGTTTCAGACAGACAGTTGTTATTCCAGGAAGGCCATTCCAAGGAGGTTTACGCTGTACAGTTTCAGGATGACGGTGCATTAGTGGCCTCTGG ttaccaaattgctacggGCTCCGGAGATAATACGATTCGTATTTGGGACATGCGTTCTTTGCGTGCACTTTATACTATCGGCGCACATACTTCGATTGTTTCTGACGTATCGTTCTATCGGCCCTTGGCGACAGGAGATATATTTACCGACATTGCGCGTAGTAGTAGCTCCACTGATGTCAAAATAGAGGACGGGGAAGATGGATCCAAGATGGAAGAGGATAAGCCTGCAATAACAGACGAAATTATGGACGATAGGATCCCTTCAAAGTCTGTGGGTAACCTTCATTTACCCATCCCCGGATTATTCTTGGTTAGTTCGGGCTATGATGGGATGGTCAAGGTATGGAGCGCAGATGACTGGCAGCTTGTCAAAGCTATGTCCGCAGACGCTGGCAAAGTCATGTCTGCAGACATCTCATCTGATGGCCAATTTATTGCCAGTGGCTCGTGGAATCGTTCATACCAACTGTTCTCCATGGAGAATTAA
- a CDS encoding ankyrin repeats, with protein sequence MAAPGAFPAGQTARVYNAVYSSVQVFECMVRGIAVMRRRSDSYVNATQILKVAGIDKGRRTKILEKEILPGKHEIVQGGYGKYQGTWIPLERGRDVAAQYGVASLLGPLFDYVPAPAPLHPRPLGTTSHGPTSGSNPPSSGYSFPPAPIVSPLPPTAPPGSALRLLAQGRAQGLFTPSTLASSHHSNSPPHPGQLPATSPHRSSPDPILASSSDSTASRQHSRHPSNSATMAGGPNVKRPRPHEIPSLAPSVTPIIDGELPPTKRQRVLPTLGTGLSDTWPPPALAAPATIVPKAPAASSQLSHPPWATVKHDSPKGGRARAVLMAIYSDADPTHIIQLLTAVPPEEMDINLPLDEHGNTPLHWASSLARISHVEALLDAGADVQRGNAAGETPLMRTVLSVSSTNDNAISSMLPLLAPSLRTLDSSHRSVLHHIAEVAGVKGRAASARMYMEAILEWVARNQGGEFKTFVDLQDENGDTALCVAARVGNRALVRMLVDVGADRGIANKLGLRPGDFGVEGQNLQVGSMEEVLSALRSRPSVPVQRSQDIIHDLTSMIQSLTSDFHSEIKSKQDSLDVAQAHLRAATRELADQRRHIAAAQVRLAALDQARQRARNVSRTIKDEVSFDWTGRTEVNGTPAHASRGIAFQYRGPSSTLAAETVVSVEDVPRAETAAAIGDNSANLDINPSSLNVDPPMPAPGSDTIATLVRLRRLKMWHTRIEELVRERMDATRGAGAEKEFQCKKIVSLCTGVPVDLVESMLENLLIAVESDGQGVDLNRVAGFMQKVRDGGL encoded by the exons ATGGCAGCACCTGGAGCATTTCCCGCAGGGCAAACAGCCAGAGTATACAATGCA GTCTACTCCTCTGTTCAAGTATTCGAATGTATGGTTCGAGGGATTGCTG TGATGCGTCGTCGATCCGACTCGTATGTGAATGCCACACAGATACTAAAAGTGGCTGGGATAGACAAAGGTCGACGGACCAAGATTCTCGAGAAGGAAATTCTGCCTGGCAAACATGAGATTGTCCAGGGTGGTTATGGCAAGTATCAGGGCACATG GATTCCCCTCGAACGAGGTAGAGACGTAGCCGCCCAGTATGGAGTGGCTTCGTTGCTTGGCCCCCTCTTCGACTATGTTCCAGCCCCAGCgcctcttcatcctcgacCCCTTGGCACTACCTCACATGGTCCAACTTCTGGTTCAAATCCCCCATCTTCTGGCTATTCTTTCCCGCCTGCCCCTATTGTTTCTCCGCTACCTCCTACTGCTCCTCCTGGGTCTGCGCTCAGACTATTGGCCCAAGGTCGTGCTCAAGGGTTGTTCACACCTTCGACGCTTGCGAGCTCGCATCACTCAAATTCCCCTCCTCATCCTGGTCAACTTCCTGCCACATCACCTCACCGCTCCTCGCCTGACCCTATCTTGGCTAGCTCTTCAGATAGCACCGCATCTCGGCAACACTCTCGTCACCCATCCAACTCCGCGACTATGGCCGGCGGTCCAAATGTCAAGCGCCCCCGTCCTCATGAAATTCCTTCTCTTGCACCTAGTGTTACGCCCATCATTGATGGGGAGCTTCCGCCAACTAAACGACAGAGGGTACTACCTACgcttgggactggcctaagTGATACTTGGCCTCCACCTGCCCTTGCTGCTCCTGCCACAATAGTTCCGAAAGCCCCCGCTGCATCATCTCAATTGTCCCACCCTCCATGGGCAACAGTTAAGCACGACTCTCCGAAAGGGGGTCGTGCAAGAGCTGTCTTGATGGCGATTTATAGCGATGCGGACCCTACTCACATTATACAACTTCTTACCGCTGTACCTCCTGAGGAAATGGACATCAACCTCCCGCTGGATGAGCATGGTAATACTCCGCTTCATTGGGCTTCTTCGTTGGCTCGAATATCCCATGTGGAAGCCCTTCTTGATGCTGGCGCTGATGTTCAAAGAGGAAACGCTGCCGGAGAAACCCCTTTAATGCGCACGGTGTTAAGTGTCTCTTCGACAAATGACAATGCTATATCCTCTATGCTACCTCTCCTTGCCCCTAGTCTTCGAACACTCGATTCTTCGCACCGCTCCGTGCTCCACCACATTGCCGAAGTAGCGGGCGTCAAGGGGAGAGCTGCAAGTGCCCGAATGTATATGGAAGCCATCCTGGAGTGGGTTGCTCGAAACCAGGGCGGGGAGTTCAAGACCTTTGTAGATTTACAGGACGAGAATGGCGATACCGCATTATGTGTAGCTGCTCGGGTCGGTAATCGAGCACTTGTTCGTATGTTGGTCGACGTTGGAGCCGACAGGGGGATCGCGAATAAGCTAGGCCTCCGCCCCGGAGATTTCGGCGTCGAAGGACAA AATCTCCAAGTTGGTAGTATGGAAGAGGTACTTAGTGCACTCCGCTCACGCCCCTCAGTCCCAGTTCAGCGTTCTCAAGATATTATTCATG ATTTAACCTCTATGATCCAATCGTTAACGTCGGACTTTCATTCCGAAATAAAATCCAAACAAGACTCACTGGATGTAGCTCAAGCCCATCTGCGCGCGGCAACTCGAGAGCTAGCTGACCAACGCAGGCACATTGCTGCTGCTCAGGTACGGCTGGCTGCTTTGGATCAAGCACGACAGCGGGCTCGCAACGTGTCTCGGACCATTAAAGACGAAGTCTCCTTCGATTGGACGGGTCGGACTGAAGTGAACGGCACCCCTGCGCACGCCTCAAGGGGGATCGCATTCCAGTATAGGGGGCCATCGTCGACGCTCGCCGCAGAAACAGTAGTATCCGTCGAGGATGTACCTCGAGCAGAAACCGCGGCCGCCATTGGGGATAATTCCGCGAATTTAGACATCAACCCCTCGAGTCTGAATGTGGACCCCCCTATGCCTGCCCCAGGAAGCGATACTATTGCCACCCTTGTGAGATTACGTCGGTTGAAGATGTGGCATACTCGAATTGAGGAACTCGTACGAGAAAGGATGGACGCTACTCGGGGCGCGGGAGCAGAGAAAGAGTTTCAATGCAAAAAGATTGTGTCCCTGTGTACCGGAGTTCCTGTTGACCTGGTTGAATCC ATGTTGGAAAACTTGCTGATTGCTGTGGAGAGCGATGGTCAGGGTGTTGACCTCAATCGCGTTGCTGGATTTATGCAAAAG GTTAGAGACGGGGGCCTCTGA